The Thioclava sp. GXIMD4216 genome contains the following window.
CCTGGAGCAAACGATCGGGCGCGCTGCGGTTCTGCGCCGCTTCCGAGAGGTTTCGGGGCTGGCAGAGGCGGATCTTGCGACATTGGAGCAGGAGGTGCGCGACAGGGTGCCCCGCGCCGTGGAGATCGCAGAGGACTGGGCGCGCGGTCTGGCTTGGGCGATCGTGCAGGCCAGCCGGTTGATCGATCCCAATCAGGTGGTGCTGGGGGGATCGCTGGCCTTGCTCTATCCATTGATTGCGGCGCGCGTGCTGGCCCATATTCGCGATCTGCAGGGCGAGGACTTTCCGGTTCCGGCGATTCATCTGAATGACAAGGCGATGGCCGGATCTGCATTCGGGGCGGCCTGTATGATGCATAAGGCGATCTTCACAAATGCCGAAGAGCGCCCGGCCATTTTGCTAGACAGTTGAAACGGAACGTTTTTTAGCATAAAAAATATTTGTTGCTAAAAGATGCAAATATAGTCATGCTACGTCCCGCGAATGGAGGAATTCGCGAGGGGGGAAGGCCGGAGCGACAGATGCGTGGCATCTTGTCGGTCGGTGCGGCATGCAGAAATCGTCGACCCCTCTATCAGACAGATAAGCCTGAGGAGGACTGCCGCCATGACAGCCTACGCCCCTTGCCATCGGCATTTCGGGTGTCGCGACCGGCGCGATATAAGATCTTGCTTCTATCCCGCGCGGCACTGGCGCATCCTTGCAGGAGGGATGCGCTAAGATGGCCACGAAGCATTCCCGCGCCGCTGCGAGGTTGATGATTTCTCCTGCCGTTATTCTTCTTCTCGGCTGGATGATCGTCCCTCTGGCGATGACGCTCTACTTCTCCTTCCTGCGATACAACCTTCTCATGCCCGGCATGGAAGAATGGACAGGCTTCCTCAATTACGAGTTCTTTGTCACGGATCCTGCCTTTATCACGGCGCTGCTTAACACCGTGTTACTGGTGGTGGGGGTTCTGGCAATCACCATCGTGGGGGGCATTCTTCTGGCGCTGCTGCTGGACCAGCCCTTCTTCGGGCAGGGGATCGTGCGCATTCTGGTGATCGCGCCGTTCTTCGTGATGCCCACCGTCTCGGCGCTGGTGTGGAAGAACATGTTCCTCAATCCGGTCAACGGGCTGTTTGCGCATATCGCGCATCTCTTCGGGCTTCCGGCCTATGATTTTCTGGCTCAGGCGCCGCTGGCCTCGATCATCGGGATCGTCTCGTGGCAATGGCTGCCCTTTGCGACGCTGATCCTGCTGACGGCCCTGCAATCGCTTGATCAGGAACAGCTGGAAGCGGCCGAGATGGACGGGGCCTCGAAACTGGCGCGGTTTTTCTACATCATGCTGCCGCACCTGTCGCGGGCGATCACCGTGGTGATCCTGATCCAGACCATCTTCCTGCTGTCGATCTTTGCCGAGATCCTGGTAACCACCAATGGCGGTCCGGGCGTGGCCTCGACCAACCTGACCTATATGATCTATGTGCAGTCGCTGCTGCAATTCGATGTCGGCGGCGGCTCGGCGGGCGGTGTCATCGCGATCATTCTGGCCAATATCGTTGCGATCTTCCTGATGCGGATGATCGGCAAGAATCTGGAGGCCTGAGATGTCCCGTATCGTCACTCCCCGCCGCAAGGCGCTGACCACCGTGCTTGCCTGGGCTGTGGGCATTGCGATCTTCTTCCCGATCCTGTGGATCTTCATCCTGTCGTTCAAGACGGAAGGGAATGCGATCGCCTCGCCGCTCAAGGTGCTCTTCTCGGGCTGGACGCTGGAAAGCTACCATACCGTGCTCGAACGCTCGAACTACCCGCTATTCTTCATGAATTCGGTCATCATCTCGGTCGGTTCGACCCTGCTGGCGCTGATCATCGCGGTGCCCGCCGCCTGGGCGATGGCCTTTGTGCCGGGCCGTCGGACCAAGGATATCCTGATGTGGATGCTGTCCACCAAGATGCTGCCGCCGGTGGGGGTTCTGGTGCCGATCTACCTGATCTTCCGCGATCTGGGACTGCTGGACAGCCGCATCGGTCTGGTCGTCGTGCTGACGCTGATCAACCTGCCGATCATCGTCTGGATGCTGTTCACCTATTTCAAGGAGATCCCCGGCGAGATCCTGGAGGCGGCGCGCATGGATGGCGCGGGGCTGAAGGAAGAGGTGCTTTACGTGCTGACGCCGATGGCGGTCCCGGGCATGGCCTCGACGGTGCTGCTCAACATCATCCTCGCCTGGAACGAGGCCTTCTGGACGCTCAACCTCACGGCTTCCAAAGCCGCGCCGCTGACGCAGTTCATCGCCTCCTATTCCTCGCCCGAGGGCCTCTTCTACGCAAAACTCTCTGCCGCCTCGATCATGGCCATCGCGCCGATCCTGATCATGGGCTGGTTCAGCCAGAAACAACTTGTCCGCGGCCTGACCTTCGGCGCGGTGAAATAAGGACATAAGTCATGGGACAAATCACTCTGAAGGGCGTGCGCAAGACCTTTGGCGAAGTCGAAGTCATTCCGCCGCTGGATCTGGATATCAAGGACGGCGAATTCGTGGTCTTCGTGGGCCCGTCGGGCTGCGGCAAATCCACCCTGCTGCGTCTGATCGCGGGGCTCGAGGATCTTTCGGGCGGGCAGATCATGATCGACGGCACGGATGCCACCGAGGCCCCCCCCGCCAAGCGCGGCCTCGCGATGGTGTTCCAGAGCTACGCGCTTTACCCGCATATGTCGGTGAAGAAAAACATCGCCTTCCCGATGAAGATGGCCGGTGTGCCCACCGACGAGCAAGAGCGCCGCATCGCATCGGCGGCCGAGGCGCTCAACCTCACCGATTACCTGCACCGCAAGCCCGGCCAGCTCTCGGGCGGCCAGCGCCAGCGGGTGGCCATCGGGCGGGCTATCGTGCGCGAACCGGCCGCCTTCCTGTTTGACGAGCCGCTCTCGAACCTTGACGCGGCGTTGCGGGTGAACATGCGCCTCGAGATCTCGGAGCTGCATCAGAAGCTCAAGACCACGATGATCTATGTGACCCATGATCAGGTCGAGGCGATGACCATGGCCGACAAGATCGTGGTGCTGCGCGCAGGCCGCATCGAGCAGGTGGGCAGCCCGCTCGATCTCTACCGCAACCCCGATAACCGCTTTGTCGCGGGCTTCATCGGCAGCCCCAAGATGAACTTCATCGAAGGCGAGCGCGCCGCGGCCCGCGGGGCCCATGCCATCGGCATCCGCCCCGAGCATATCGACCTCTCGACCACGCCGGTCGACGGCGCGATCGAGGGTCTGGTTGGCGTCTCCGAGCACCTTGGTTCGGACACCTATGCCCATGTGCAGGTCGAAGGCATCGGCCAGTTCAACGTCCGCGTCTCGGGCGAGGTCGATGTCCATGCCGGCGACACCGTCTGGCTCACCCCCCAAGAGCATAACATCCACCGCTTCGACGAAAACGGTAAAGCGATCCGGTAAACGTATCGCCTTACGGAAAACATGCATATGCCGTTTGCAACAAAACCGGCATATGCGTCGTGCTGCCTGATCTTTAGAAAGCGCATATGCCAGGTTTCTGGCAAAAATTTTCCGATCCTCTTTCTTATTTGTTGCTAGAAGAAACAAAAAGAGGCACAACCTGTTCTGACATGTGATTCAGGGAGGCACTGAACATGAGACGACTTGGTATCCACTCTTTCGTATGGACCAACGGCCAGACCCAAGAAGGGCTGGAAATGGCGCTTGATAAGACAGCCGAGCATGGCTACCGCATGATCGAATTCGCCTATCTGCGCCCCGAACTCTTCGATCTGGACCGGTTGGCCCGGAAGGCGAAGGCGCTGGATGTCGATATCGTGGTGACGATGGGCCTGCCTGCGGCGGCAGATGTCTCCAGTGACGACAAGGCGG
Protein-coding sequences here:
- a CDS encoding sugar ABC transporter permease, yielding MATKHSRAAARLMISPAVILLLGWMIVPLAMTLYFSFLRYNLLMPGMEEWTGFLNYEFFVTDPAFITALLNTVLLVVGVLAITIVGGILLALLLDQPFFGQGIVRILVIAPFFVMPTVSALVWKNMFLNPVNGLFAHIAHLFGLPAYDFLAQAPLASIIGIVSWQWLPFATLILLTALQSLDQEQLEAAEMDGASKLARFFYIMLPHLSRAITVVILIQTIFLLSIFAEILVTTNGGPGVASTNLTYMIYVQSLLQFDVGGGSAGGVIAIILANIVAIFLMRMIGKNLEA
- a CDS encoding carbohydrate ABC transporter permease; the protein is MSRIVTPRRKALTTVLAWAVGIAIFFPILWIFILSFKTEGNAIASPLKVLFSGWTLESYHTVLERSNYPLFFMNSVIISVGSTLLALIIAVPAAWAMAFVPGRRTKDILMWMLSTKMLPPVGVLVPIYLIFRDLGLLDSRIGLVVVLTLINLPIIVWMLFTYFKEIPGEILEAARMDGAGLKEEVLYVLTPMAVPGMASTVLLNIILAWNEAFWTLNLTASKAAPLTQFIASYSSPEGLFYAKLSAASIMAIAPILIMGWFSQKQLVRGLTFGAVK
- a CDS encoding ABC transporter ATP-binding protein, with product MGQITLKGVRKTFGEVEVIPPLDLDIKDGEFVVFVGPSGCGKSTLLRLIAGLEDLSGGQIMIDGTDATEAPPAKRGLAMVFQSYALYPHMSVKKNIAFPMKMAGVPTDEQERRIASAAEALNLTDYLHRKPGQLSGGQRQRVAIGRAIVREPAAFLFDEPLSNLDAALRVNMRLEISELHQKLKTTMIYVTHDQVEAMTMADKIVVLRAGRIEQVGSPLDLYRNPDNRFVAGFIGSPKMNFIEGERAAARGAHAIGIRPEHIDLSTTPVDGAIEGLVGVSEHLGSDTYAHVQVEGIGQFNVRVSGEVDVHAGDTVWLTPQEHNIHRFDENGKAIR